In one window of Gudongella oleilytica DNA:
- a CDS encoding molybdopterin biosynthesis protein — MERTTYIDNVDVDEARSRYLDRLKISGKRDMVPTSEALGRVTFEAVYALVSSPGYNAAAMDGIAVESKKTVGAIESRPMTLIEGEDFIYINTGNPIKEPYDSVIMIEEVLEKGNGRVEILQPSYPYQHVRQIGEDIVATEMILPSRHKIRPMDLGALLSGGIAQVPVYAKPRVGIIPTGSEIVEEISQVREGTIIDSNSYVFKGLVESLGGIGNRYSPMEDDYEKLKRLILLAVDENDVVLINAGSSAGTKDYTVNLIRELGEVVVHGVAMKPGKPTILGVINEKPVIGIPGYPVSAFMVFDIFAKPVILKYLGDRGEIYETVKATISRRLVSSLKNKEVIRVSLGQVGDRLIATPLSGGAGVSMSLVKADGLGIIPRNVEGYEAGDQIEVELLKPLSQIRDTLVSIGSHDLVMDIIGDMMKLSSSHVGSMGGIMSLRRNECHLAPIHLLDMDTGEYNISYIKKYFPGRKMVLIKGIQRLQGFIVKKGNPKKIEGTDDLVREDVVFANRQRGAGTRVLLDYRLQLSGIQPGDIRGYQRELSTHMAVASAVLTGSADTGLGVLSAANAMGLDFVPLADEDYDFLIDGESLEMDLVIEFIRIIKSEEFKNRITEMGGYGFNRTGEIIWID; from the coding sequence ATGGAAAGAACTACCTATATCGATAATGTGGATGTTGACGAGGCAAGGTCGAGATATCTGGACAGGCTTAAAATCTCAGGGAAGAGAGATATGGTTCCCACCTCAGAAGCGCTTGGAAGAGTGACCTTTGAGGCCGTATATGCATTGGTTTCGTCGCCTGGCTACAATGCGGCTGCCATGGATGGAATAGCCGTGGAGTCCAAGAAAACCGTAGGAGCAATAGAAAGCAGACCCATGACTCTTATTGAGGGTGAGGACTTCATCTATATCAACACTGGGAATCCAATTAAGGAACCCTATGATTCTGTGATAATGATCGAGGAGGTCCTTGAGAAAGGAAATGGAAGGGTTGAGATCCTTCAGCCCTCATACCCTTATCAGCATGTAAGACAGATTGGAGAGGACATCGTTGCAACAGAGATGATATTGCCGTCAAGGCATAAAATAAGACCTATGGATCTGGGAGCCTTGCTTTCAGGAGGCATAGCACAGGTGCCTGTATATGCTAAGCCGAGGGTGGGGATAATACCGACAGGTTCCGAGATCGTTGAGGAGATTTCTCAGGTGAGGGAAGGAACGATAATCGACTCAAATTCCTACGTATTCAAGGGCTTGGTAGAAAGCCTTGGAGGCATTGGAAATAGATACTCTCCAATGGAGGATGATTATGAGAAGCTAAAAAGGCTTATCCTTCTGGCGGTTGACGAGAATGATGTGGTATTGATAAATGCCGGTTCCTCTGCAGGGACGAAGGATTACACGGTCAACCTAATTAGAGAGCTTGGAGAAGTAGTTGTCCATGGCGTTGCAATGAAGCCGGGAAAGCCTACAATACTAGGAGTAATAAATGAAAAGCCGGTAATAGGAATACCGGGATATCCTGTCTCCGCCTTCATGGTTTTCGACATTTTCGCCAAACCAGTGATCCTAAAGTATCTGGGGGATCGGGGGGAGATATATGAGACTGTTAAGGCAACTATATCAAGGCGTCTGGTTTCATCGCTAAAAAACAAGGAAGTCATAAGAGTAAGCCTTGGACAGGTAGGGGACAGACTTATCGCAACACCACTTTCTGGTGGAGCGGGGGTAAGTATGAGCCTTGTAAAGGCTGATGGTCTTGGCATAATCCCAAGAAACGTTGAGGGATACGAAGCAGGAGACCAAATAGAGGTCGAGCTGCTCAAGCCTTTATCACAAATAAGAGACACCCTCGTATCGATCGGCAGTCATGACCTTGTAATGGACATTATAGGAGATATGATGAAGCTTTCATCCTCCCACGTCGGGAGTATGGGAGGGATTATGAGTCTTAGAAGAAACGAATGCCACCTTGCTCCCATACACCTGCTGGATATGGATACGGGAGAATACAATATAAGCTACATTAAAAAATATTTCCCGGGTAGAAAAATGGTTCTGATCAAGGGGATACAAAGGCTGCAAGGCTTTATTGTCAAAAAGGGCAACCCTAAGAAAATAGAAGGTACAGATGACCTCGTAAGAGAAGATGTAGTATTCGCCAACAGGCAAAGAGGGGCAGGAACAAGAGTGCTCCTCGATTACAGGCTGCAGCTCTCAGGTATACAGCCTGGGGATATCAGGGGATATCAAAGAGAGCTCTCAACTCATATGGCCGTGGCTTCTGCTGTTTTGACGGGATCCGCCGATACGGGACTTGGCGTGCTTTCAGCAGCTAACGCAATGGGCTTGGACTTTGTGCCTCTGGCAGATGAAGACTATGACTTCCTTATTGACGGGGAATCCCTGGAAATGGATTTGGTAATTGAGTTCATAAGGATTATCAAGTCCGAGGAATTTAAAAACAGGATAACTGAAATGGGAGGCTATGGGTTCAATAGAACTGGTGAAATAATTTGGATAGATTGA
- the glp gene encoding gephyrin-like molybdotransferase Glp: MEFFKVSSVEDARKLVLDEFSGYTLQSEELELEKTTGRTLSEDVVSEEDVPGFDRSTVDGYAIVAEDSHGATDSIPSLLMIKGEVRMGEEAALTIKSGETVYVPTGGMIPKGATAMVMIENTEKMDDNTLLIYKPVSVGENILFKGEDVRVGQTVLRKGYRLTPQGIGVLASLGITKAKVYKKPRVHIISTGDEIIEIRDKLDIGKIRDINSYSIGSLVESLGGEISGRVIIGDDYDQLLKGVLEGLEKCDILILSGGSSVGTRDYTYQVIEALGGKGVLIHGLAIKPGKPTIVGDGRGKLVVGLPGHPVSSIVVFKAIVEPFIRSLMNREDILPQVRALVTQNFPSSPGKETYHMVRLDKEDGEYLAIPSFGKSGMITLLSGSQGYIVIKEHEEGVNKGELRDVFLI, from the coding sequence ATGGAGTTCTTTAAGGTATCTTCAGTCGAAGACGCAAGAAAACTGGTTCTGGATGAATTCTCCGGATATACTCTCCAGAGTGAGGAATTGGAGCTGGAGAAGACCACAGGCAGGACTTTGTCCGAGGATGTGGTATCCGAAGAGGATGTGCCTGGATTTGACAGGTCAACGGTGGACGGTTATGCAATAGTAGCCGAGGACAGCCATGGTGCAACAGACTCTATCCCATCGCTTCTTATGATAAAGGGGGAGGTAAGGATGGGCGAGGAAGCTGCACTAACTATAAAAAGCGGTGAAACCGTTTATGTGCCAACAGGAGGGATGATCCCTAAAGGTGCAACGGCAATGGTGATGATAGAAAATACCGAAAAAATGGACGACAATACACTCCTTATCTACAAGCCCGTATCTGTAGGAGAGAATATTCTGTTTAAGGGAGAGGACGTCAGGGTCGGTCAGACGGTCCTTAGAAAGGGTTACAGGCTGACGCCTCAAGGTATAGGGGTGCTTGCAAGCCTCGGAATAACTAAGGCGAAGGTATATAAAAAGCCCAGGGTCCATATAATTTCAACAGGTGATGAGATAATCGAAATCAGGGATAAGCTAGATATTGGAAAGATAAGAGACATAAACTCCTATTCGATTGGTTCCCTGGTGGAGAGTCTTGGCGGAGAGATATCCGGGAGGGTTATAATCGGAGATGATTACGATCAGCTGCTTAAAGGAGTATTGGAAGGATTAGAAAAATGTGACATCCTTATACTTTCAGGAGGCAGCTCGGTTGGGACGAGAGATTATACGTACCAGGTAATAGAAGCTCTTGGCGGTAAAGGAGTACTTATACACGGACTTGCGATCAAACCTGGTAAGCCTACTATAGTTGGGGATGGAAGGGGTAAGCTGGTCGTTGGATTACCCGGCCATCCTGTTTCCTCCATAGTTGTCTTCAAGGCTATTGTTGAGCCATTTATAAGGAGTCTGATGAATAGGGAGGATATTCTCCCACAGGTTAGGGCTTTGGTGACACAAAACTTCCCATCCTCTCCAGGCAAGGAAACCTATCACATGGTACGCCTGGATAAGGAAGATGGAGAGTATCTGGCAATTCCAAGCTTTGGAAAGTCAGGCATGATAACCCTGCTTTCAGGCTCCCAGGGTTATATAGTGATCAAGGAGCACGAGGAGGGAGTCAATAAGGGCGAGCTAAGGGATGTATTCCTTATTTAG
- a CDS encoding ABC transporter ATP-binding protein has product MEIKLIGTRKKYRNSMVLDIDELTVPRGMITGVTGSNGAGKTTLLHIIAGLDDSFEGEVTYDGLPISNHIRESMTLVFQKPYLFRRTVYDNIAYPLQIRAKSKEKIDKEVLWAAESLGIEELLKKKGHQLSGGEAQKVAMARALSIRPSLLLLDEPTSNLDPDSTLRMEGAIRRYNHETGATIVIITHNMEQAERLCHNQIKLELGRMI; this is encoded by the coding sequence ATGGAGATCAAGCTGATTGGAACTAGAAAAAAATACCGAAATTCGATGGTTTTAGATATAGATGAACTAACCGTCCCTCGCGGGATGATTACAGGGGTAACCGGCTCCAACGGGGCTGGAAAAACGACACTCCTGCATATAATTGCTGGACTTGACGACAGCTTCGAAGGGGAGGTAACCTATGACGGACTCCCTATAAGCAACCATATAAGAGAGTCGATGACACTCGTATTCCAAAAACCATATCTTTTTAGGAGGACGGTCTACGACAATATTGCCTATCCTCTGCAAATTCGCGCTAAGAGCAAGGAAAAAATAGATAAAGAAGTATTATGGGCAGCTGAAAGTCTTGGAATAGAGGAGCTGTTAAAAAAGAAAGGGCATCAACTCTCAGGTGGCGAGGCACAAAAGGTGGCTATGGCAAGAGCACTTTCCATAAGGCCCAGTCTTTTACTCCTGGATGAGCCAACCTCAAACTTGGACCCTGACTCAACCTTGAGGATGGAAGGGGCTATTAGAAGATACAACCATGAAACCGGTGCAACTATAGTTATTATAACCCACAATATGGAGCAGGCTGAAAGACTATGCCACAACCAAATCAAACTTGAATTGGGAAGGATGATATAA
- a CDS encoding ABC transporter permease, translating into MDYIAQGFGEAIRLLSGFDSEVYRIIILSLLVSTSATVVASLIFVPLGVYLGIKPFRGKRIFSRTVYTFMSIPSVIVGLVVALLLARRGPFGYLRLLYTPAAMIIAQTILVIPLILGLTYNLSKNRGIPLEKVSRTLGGNRLDSVILIIRELKIDILVNVATAFSRAISEVGAVMIVGGNIKGQTRVMTTAISMMNSMGDYPMAIALGIILLVVSFGIHSLIYSYSQEEE; encoded by the coding sequence ATGGATTATATAGCACAGGGATTTGGAGAGGCAATAAGGCTTCTGTCTGGATTTGATAGCGAGGTGTATAGAATAATCATTCTGTCGCTTCTGGTATCCACAAGTGCTACCGTGGTCGCCTCCCTTATCTTTGTTCCTCTGGGGGTTTATCTTGGCATAAAGCCATTTAGAGGCAAAAGAATATTTTCAAGAACTGTATATACCTTCATGAGCATCCCCTCAGTGATCGTAGGTCTCGTGGTAGCACTGCTTCTGGCAAGAAGAGGGCCATTCGGATATTTAAGGCTTCTTTACACCCCTGCAGCGATGATAATCGCTCAGACGATACTTGTAATACCGCTTATACTTGGGCTTACATACAACCTATCCAAAAACAGAGGGATCCCTCTGGAGAAAGTTTCGAGGACCCTTGGAGGAAACAGACTCGATTCAGTGATACTGATTATTAGAGAATTAAAAATAGACATTCTCGTGAATGTTGCTACTGCATTTTCAAGAGCCATATCTGAAGTAGGGGCAGTAATGATAGTGGGCGGCAATATCAAGGGACAGACCCGGGTGATGACGACCGCAATATCAATGATGAACTCCATGGGAGATTATCCAATGGCAATTGCTCTTGGGATTATCCTGCTTGTGGTTTCCTTTGGGATCCACAGCCTGATTTACTCATATAGTCAGGAGGAAGAATAA
- a CDS encoding substrate-binding domain-containing protein has translation MKKTLTYVLLLLLILGTVSGCAPKTEAPVEAPANTPAEEPAAESEPVVEESIILATTTSTQDSGLLDFLLPIFTEETGIEVKTIAVGTGNALQMGRDGEADVLLVHAKADELKLVEEGHGTVRNDVMYNDFVLVGPADGEIIYGNDIDAALAAINEKGLQFVSRGDDSGTHKKELGLWKALSIEPAGEWYIEAGAGMGDVLKIADERQGYTLTDRATYLALKDTLQLEVVVEGDEDLFNQYGIIPVNPNKGDMINESGALKFMDWLISEEGQELISQFGVEEYGEPLFIPNYGK, from the coding sequence ATGAAAAAAACGCTTACATATGTACTTCTCCTCTTACTAATCCTTGGAACTGTGTCCGGTTGTGCACCAAAGACTGAAGCACCTGTAGAAGCGCCGGCAAATACTCCTGCAGAGGAGCCTGCAGCTGAGTCTGAACCTGTCGTTGAGGAAAGCATAATCCTCGCAACGACTACAAGTACACAAGACTCAGGACTTCTCGACTTTCTGCTCCCAATCTTCACCGAGGAGACCGGGATCGAAGTTAAGACAATTGCTGTTGGAACCGGAAACGCTCTGCAAATGGGAAGAGATGGCGAGGCTGACGTTCTTTTGGTCCACGCCAAGGCAGACGAGCTGAAGCTGGTTGAGGAAGGCCATGGTACAGTAAGGAATGACGTAATGTACAATGATTTTGTACTAGTGGGACCAGCTGATGGCGAAATTATCTATGGTAATGATATCGATGCAGCACTTGCAGCAATCAATGAAAAGGGACTCCAATTTGTATCGAGAGGAGATGACTCAGGAACTCACAAGAAGGAGCTGGGACTCTGGAAGGCACTTTCTATTGAGCCTGCTGGCGAGTGGTATATCGAAGCCGGTGCAGGTATGGGGGATGTCCTTAAGATAGCTGACGAAAGACAAGGATATACCCTGACCGACAGAGCGACCTACCTTGCACTTAAGGATACACTTCAACTGGAGGTCGTTGTCGAGGGAGATGAAGATCTTTTCAATCAGTATGGAATAATACCTGTCAATCCAAACAAGGGAGATATGATCAATGAGTCTGGAGCATTGAAGTTTATGGACTGGCTGATTTCAGAAGAAGGACAGGAGCTTATATCGCAATTTGGGGTCGAGGAATATGGCGAGCCTTTGTTTATACCAAACTATGGCAAATAG
- the fdhD gene encoding formate dehydrogenase accessory sulfurtransferase FdhD, whose product MKTTNRVMVSRWRSGESTIEEDRVIVEYPLTIHLNGEELVTLLCTPTSLKELITGFLLSESFIDDIDEIIELNVEEEAGQATVNTEIKRPLRERLIGRRTITSGCGKGTSFYNAVDQTKAIKIQKRMEIHPSIVLQLMREFNRNSLLFRDTGGVHGCALCNSSELLFQEEDIGRHNAMDKLIGRARLEGKELSDKLVLTTGRVSSELLIKAAKQGIPVIASRSAPTELAVRLAQETGITLIGFARGDKLNIYSNFPSTKV is encoded by the coding sequence TTGAAAACGACGAATAGGGTAATGGTTTCGCGGTGGAGAAGCGGAGAATCAACAATCGAAGAGGATCGGGTTATAGTCGAATACCCATTGACCATACACTTGAACGGTGAGGAGCTTGTTACTCTTTTATGCACGCCTACCTCTCTCAAGGAGTTGATAACAGGGTTCCTTTTGTCTGAAAGCTTCATAGACGATATAGATGAGATCATTGAGCTGAACGTAGAGGAAGAAGCAGGACAAGCCACCGTGAATACAGAAATAAAAAGACCGCTTAGGGAAAGGCTTATAGGGAGAAGGACCATAACCTCGGGCTGTGGAAAGGGCACCTCGTTCTATAATGCTGTAGATCAGACAAAGGCTATAAAAATACAGAAAAGAATGGAAATTCATCCAAGTATTGTGCTACAATTAATGAGAGAGTTCAATCGGAACTCTCTGCTCTTTCGGGATACTGGAGGTGTACATGGATGTGCCTTGTGCAATAGTTCGGAGCTCCTCTTTCAGGAGGAGGATATTGGAAGGCACAATGCAATGGACAAGCTTATCGGAAGAGCCAGGCTTGAGGGCAAAGAGTTGTCTGACAAGCTGGTGCTTACAACAGGAAGGGTATCCTCCGAGCTGCTAATAAAAGCAGCTAAGCAGGGAATACCTGTTATCGCTTCAAGGTCTGCACCTACAGAGCTGGCTGTCAGGCTGGCTCAGGAAACCGGAATTACACTGATCGGATTTGCAAGAGGAGACAAACTGAATATCTACAGCAATTTTCCGAGCACGAAGGTCTAA
- the mobA gene encoding molybdenum cofactor guanylyltransferase: MKRFGSAIILAGGKSTRMGFDKQLLRLRERSLIEGLIRRLGGSFDETIVVTNRPELYIGLADKITGDIIPDMGPLSGIHAGLSAASSEYSFVIACDMPQLNTKYIDYMMELLNKNESMACITKFGDWIEPFNAFYSKALIDHIESFLMGGGKAVHRLLMNHNVEYIPEEVARGFSPDWGMFFNLNTREDLLKYTEEGTFVENDE; the protein is encoded by the coding sequence ATGAAGCGTTTTGGTTCTGCAATAATCCTCGCTGGTGGAAAAAGCACCCGAATGGGCTTTGACAAACAGCTTCTTAGGCTTCGGGAAAGAAGTCTGATCGAAGGGCTTATTAGAAGACTTGGAGGCAGCTTTGACGAGACCATAGTGGTGACTAACAGACCAGAGCTGTACATTGGACTGGCAGACAAAATAACAGGTGATATAATCCCCGACATGGGCCCCTTATCAGGGATACATGCCGGGCTTTCTGCTGCTTCTTCGGAATATTCCTTCGTCATAGCCTGCGACATGCCTCAATTAAACACCAAATATATAGACTATATGATGGAGCTGCTGAATAAGAATGAGTCAATGGCTTGCATCACCAAATTCGGCGATTGGATCGAGCCCTTTAACGCTTTCTATAGTAAGGCTTTGATCGATCATATAGAAAGCTTTCTCATGGGGGGAGGAAAGGCTGTGCACAGACTTCTTATGAACCACAATGTTGAGTATATACCCGAGGAGGTTGCCAGGGGCTTCAGCCCTGACTGGGGAATGTTTTTTAATCTTAATACCCGCGAGGACCTTCTAAAGTATACAGAGGAGGGAACCTTTGTTGAAAACGACGAATAG
- a CDS encoding MogA/MoaB family molybdenum cofactor biosynthesis protein, with the protein MFKVGIITASDKGSRGDREDLSGALIRDIMENRGYQVVSYRILPDEKDLLAQEMIRLSDEVMVDLILTTGGTGFSMRDVTPEATISVCDRMAPGISEAIRGLSLQITPRAMLSRAVSGIRKSSLIINLPGSPKAVKESLDFIMDSVHHGLEIMTGRDGECARSGD; encoded by the coding sequence ATGTTTAAGGTAGGAATAATCACGGCAAGCGATAAGGGCTCCAGGGGAGACAGAGAGGATCTTTCAGGAGCGCTGATCAGGGATATCATGGAGAATAGAGGCTATCAGGTCGTAAGCTATAGGATACTTCCCGACGAAAAGGATCTATTGGCCCAGGAGATGATAAGACTTTCAGATGAGGTCATGGTAGACCTTATTCTTACAACCGGTGGTACTGGATTCAGTATGAGAGACGTTACTCCTGAGGCTACAATAAGTGTTTGCGACAGAATGGCTCCCGGGATATCGGAAGCAATAAGGGGACTAAGCCTTCAAATAACTCCTCGCGCTATGCTTTCAAGAGCGGTTTCCGGAATTCGCAAAAGCTCTCTGATAATAAATTTACCGGGAAGTCCGAAGGCTGTAAAAGAATCTCTGGATTTTATTATGGACAGCGTTCACCACGGATTGGAGATCATGACCGGAAGAGATGGAGAATGTGCAAGAAGCGGTGATTGA
- a CDS encoding ferritin-like domain-containing protein codes for MDYEQVLKYAMQMELDGSNFFKEKAGHFSNPTTQKLFQDLSDVEMEHYAYLERQLKAYGDNGGFDTSGEVMDREEDIFKAREESEHIEETLKESDIPDLTILRMAYLIERDYKEFYERAAEYAKEEGIKAIFTKLSKWEEGHERIFKSEYDRRMKEYMTLPWGG; via the coding sequence ATGGATTATGAACAGGTATTGAAATATGCTATGCAGATGGAGCTGGACGGCAGCAATTTCTTCAAGGAAAAGGCTGGACATTTCTCAAATCCGACCACACAAAAGTTGTTCCAGGATCTATCAGATGTTGAAATGGAGCATTATGCTTATTTGGAAAGACAGCTTAAGGCTTATGGGGACAACGGAGGCTTTGATACATCCGGGGAGGTCATGGACAGAGAAGAGGATATATTTAAAGCCAGAGAGGAATCAGAGCATATTGAGGAGACGCTTAAGGAGTCTGATATTCCTGATCTTACAATACTGAGGATGGCATATTTAATTGAGAGAGACTACAAGGAGTTCTATGAGAGAGCCGCCGAGTATGCTAAGGAAGAGGGGATAAAAGCAATATTCACTAAGCTCTCAAAATGGGAGGAAGGCCACGAAAGGATTTTCAAGTCTGAATACGACAGAAGGATGAAGGAATACATGACCCTTCCCTGGGGAGGTTAA
- the fdhF gene encoding formate dehydrogenase subunit alpha codes for MKVTINGKPYEFPERITVLQACREAGIDIPTLCHDERLNPSGSCRLCVVEIDGWKSLHTSCTTLLREGMKISTHSEPVIRERQQLLDFLISNHPLECLNCQKSGRCKLQDFCYEYGITEGTYRWSSRTPKYDDTNPFYTFDSRKCILCGLCVRVCDELQGTTAIGFEERGFETNVSTPFGDGLINSTCVSCGNCVSVCPVGALEPKSKEKFRYWDTHKVRTTCSYCGVGCQMDLVVKGNKVVGVDPAMDAHNEGLLCVKGKFSYNFLSHPDRLTKPLIRENGKFREASWEEAYSLITEKMKSVKTNHGSEAFAGLTSARCTNEENYLFQKLFRAVLGTNNVDHCARLUHASTVAGLAITLGSGAMTNSIQEIKAADAMFVIGSNTTENHPVIGAMMKQAKRNGAKLIVVDPRRIELADYADVYLKLKPGTNIALLNGLMHVIIRDGLQDNSYIKERTENYEELKRLVESYTPERVGDICGLDPKDIEKAAHIYGSAKKAGIYYTMGITQHTTGTHAVMNISNLALLCGNVGIESAGVNPLRGQNNVQGACDMGGLPGDLPGYQKVHKPEVIEKFQNAWDRELSGKVGLTITEMFESIEKDKIKFLYIMGENPIVSDPDSNHVRHVLEHVDFLVVQDIFLSETAELADVVLPAAAFAEKDGTFTNTERRVQRVRKAVEAPGEAKPDWQILMEIMNHMGYEKQYSHPARIMAEVASLTPSYAGINYKRLEHGGLQWPVPNEEHPGTRFLHKTAIARGRGLFMPVEHVDSAEMPDSDYPYILTTGRILYQYHTMTMTGREEGLMTLAPSSFVEINETTANKLGISEGDMIRLTSRRGETHARARVTDRIGEDVVFMPFHYSEGQANYLTNTATDEIAKIPELKVAAVRIERVQEVL; via the coding sequence ATGAAGGTTACTATAAACGGAAAACCCTATGAGTTTCCTGAAAGAATAACTGTACTCCAGGCCTGCAGAGAGGCAGGGATAGATATTCCAACTCTGTGTCATGACGAAAGACTTAATCCATCAGGATCCTGCCGCCTTTGCGTGGTTGAGATAGATGGATGGAAAAGCCTGCATACATCATGCACGACATTGCTTAGAGAAGGCATGAAAATAAGCACCCATAGTGAGCCGGTCATAAGGGAAAGGCAGCAGCTGCTGGACTTTTTGATTTCCAACCACCCGCTGGAGTGTCTGAACTGCCAAAAATCGGGGCGATGCAAGCTTCAGGATTTCTGCTACGAGTATGGGATCACTGAGGGAACATACAGATGGTCATCAAGAACTCCAAAGTATGACGACACCAATCCATTCTATACCTTCGACTCCAGGAAGTGCATCCTATGCGGACTATGTGTAAGGGTTTGCGATGAGCTGCAGGGTACCACTGCAATAGGATTTGAGGAGCGGGGCTTTGAGACGAATGTGTCCACGCCCTTTGGAGACGGTCTTATAAATTCAACCTGTGTATCCTGTGGGAACTGCGTATCCGTGTGCCCTGTAGGTGCACTTGAGCCAAAGTCGAAGGAAAAATTCAGATACTGGGACACTCATAAGGTAAGAACTACCTGCTCCTACTGCGGAGTGGGCTGCCAGATGGATCTTGTTGTAAAGGGGAATAAGGTTGTTGGCGTTGATCCAGCAATGGATGCACACAATGAGGGACTTCTTTGTGTAAAGGGTAAATTCTCCTATAATTTCCTGTCACATCCTGATAGACTGACAAAACCCTTGATCAGGGAAAATGGAAAGTTCAGGGAAGCTTCCTGGGAGGAGGCATATAGCCTTATTACTGAAAAAATGAAGTCAGTTAAAACAAACCATGGATCAGAGGCCTTTGCAGGACTTACCTCGGCGAGATGTACAAATGAAGAAAATTACCTGTTCCAGAAGCTTTTCAGGGCAGTTCTCGGGACCAACAACGTAGACCATTGCGCACGCCTCTGACACGCCTCCACAGTTGCGGGTCTCGCAATAACACTGGGTAGCGGTGCAATGACTAACAGCATTCAGGAAATAAAGGCTGCGGATGCAATGTTTGTAATCGGATCCAACACCACTGAAAACCATCCGGTAATTGGAGCCATGATGAAGCAGGCGAAGAGGAATGGGGCAAAGCTTATAGTGGTTGATCCCAGAAGGATAGAGCTTGCTGATTACGCCGATGTGTATCTTAAGCTTAAACCTGGGACAAATATCGCCCTATTAAACGGGCTTATGCACGTGATCATAAGGGACGGGCTCCAGGACAATAGCTATATTAAGGAAAGAACTGAAAACTATGAGGAGCTTAAGAGACTGGTAGAGAGCTACACGCCGGAGAGAGTTGGAGATATCTGCGGTCTGGATCCAAAGGATATTGAAAAAGCAGCTCATATATACGGAAGTGCAAAAAAGGCAGGTATTTACTATACAATGGGAATTACCCAGCATACCACCGGCACTCATGCTGTAATGAATATATCTAATCTGGCGCTTTTATGCGGAAATGTGGGTATAGAATCTGCAGGGGTAAATCCATTAAGAGGGCAAAACAATGTTCAGGGAGCCTGCGATATGGGGGGACTGCCAGGAGATCTCCCTGGATATCAAAAGGTCCACAAGCCCGAGGTAATAGAGAAATTTCAAAATGCTTGGGACAGAGAGCTATCAGGGAAGGTCGGACTTACAATAACAGAAATGTTTGAGTCCATCGAAAAAGACAAGATTAAATTCCTCTATATAATGGGGGAAAATCCAATAGTCTCCGATCCGGACTCAAACCATGTAAGGCATGTTCTGGAGCATGTTGACTTCCTTGTAGTTCAGGATATTTTCCTTTCTGAAACAGCTGAGCTTGCTGATGTGGTCCTTCCTGCCGCAGCATTTGCTGAAAAGGATGGCACCTTCACAAATACAGAAAGAAGAGTCCAGAGAGTAAGAAAGGCAGTTGAAGCTCCTGGAGAGGCTAAGCCCGACTGGCAGATCCTTATGGAGATAATGAACCATATGGGATATGAGAAGCAATATTCCCATCCCGCGCGGATAATGGCAGAGGTGGCATCCCTCACCCCGTCCTATGCAGGAATCAACTATAAGAGACTTGAACATGGTGGACTGCAATGGCCTGTACCTAACGAGGAACACCCAGGAACCAGGTTCCTCCATAAGACAGCCATAGCAAGGGGAAGAGGCTTGTTCATGCCTGTCGAGCATGTAGACAGTGCTGAAATGCCTGACAGTGATTACCCATATATCCTTACCACAGGAAGGATCCTGTACCAGTACCACACAATGACTATGACAGGAAGAGAAGAAGGTCTTATGACCTTGGCGCCAAGCTCCTTTGTCGAGATAAATGAAACTACTGCAAATAAGCTTGGCATATCAGAAGGGGATATGATAAGGCTTACCTCAAGAAGGGGCGAAACTCATGCAAGGGCAAGGGTCACAGATAGAATCGGCGAAGATGTTGTATTCATGCCATTCCATTACTCTGAGGGGCAGGCAAATTACCTGACCAATACAGCAACTGACGAAATAGCAAAAATACCGGAGCTAAAGGTAGCAGCAGTAAGGATTGAAAGAGTTCAGGAGGTGCTATGA